Proteins found in one Drosophila busckii strain San Diego stock center, stock number 13000-0081.31 chromosome 2R, ASM1175060v1, whole genome shotgun sequence genomic segment:
- the LOC108597054 gene encoding NADPH oxidase 5 isoform X2 — translation MDNDIQTTDNHRGSVSSSKSLELPVTPSRSPKKVSFSDELPSSSNTSAPVLETEPSGISHVLQSAVQYLERMHGSREFPVEETPTLAVEPAAVLDLDAVSVRMESPTLLAASSPSILIADGDNGKQEVAHEPQSNLYMERYKLNLDKNCSSMELEARREKQRWLLISECSARFGEGKHTREAFRKLFLDEEFQQKLFQLFDLERNGYLLQDRWIEHLKGRLTDDRQMDFAEQIESVAYVICGEKSQVSFKNFRDIWHTRGILDKLYRLIDNDGTNLISTNQVMEFISHLTNSRPRTGFDKSSLARLEQLFRNTVGNEQEIRREEFQKIVTSKNPFFTERVFQIFDKDNSGSISLQEFIDAIHQFSGQSADDKIRFLFKVYDIDGDGLIQHKELHDVIRHCIKENGMEFSEDQIEDLTSAMFEDADPHNSGEITYEALKNQLHKHGGLLENLSITIDRWLVPIAEERPASNKKEGLWNKIPHQLTLAYMKNNQVFVTYLFFYIAVNLCLFISRAIQYRASNGFVIIARACGQCLNFNCAWVLVLMLRHSLTYLRSRGLSSFLPLDHHVYLHKLTGITISVFSLVHTIMHLFNFSIIVINDPLINAGHYTIGEWLLTDRPGLFGLIPGCANPTGVALLVILMVMFICSQPFVRRKGSFEVFYWTHLLYVPFWILCLFHGPNFWKWFMLPGLVYIVERVLRYVWMRGEHGKTYISSGLLLPSKVIHLVIKRPFNFNFRPGDYVFVNIPAIANYEWHPFTISSAPEQEDYMWLHIRTVGEWTNRLYRYFEREQQKLHKGETNQHMHAIPTPSFMLLNESRNPALLAQSNPSSTTLTPQTDFLARNMVNVNLNEQSPPARPPRHQRKLVAAPTEPPAGTAGVNRIRSIKKTLQRTFSRKDAAEPKSKTVGIANGAFTHEREEREELSLKQRPLEKSISLPDISMKSKKRSRLKTLRNLGRSESARTFDDKRMRRARHNSVGLAYLSPQNKSLAQSFRYMRNKPTIIAFKTPSMEQSEPLALGEANGVTEANAAEQGRLSESGGGADKLQLTRLSLAGTEDRPLEDNTYTVAGNRKSRLLRPTFLRSLSTSLTNRTAGNGVSAGAASGGSSTTNNGGKVTLDAGVMEIFIDGPYGAPSSHIFGAQHAVLIGTGIGVTPFASILQSIMHRYWKARHSCPRCQFEWASEIPKSVMNLRKVDFFWINRDQRSFEWFVNLLSQLEIEQAELGGAMERFLDMHMYITSALQRTDMKAVGLQLALDLLHEKGKRDLITGLKTRTNAGRPNWDKVFKQLQAQQKGKVTVFYCGPPQLAKTLRVKCDQYGFSFRKECF, via the exons atggaTAACGATATACAGACGACAGACAATCATCGCGGCTCAGTGTCGTCGAGCAAATCACTAGAGTTGCCTGTTACCCCCTCGCGCTCACCCAAAAAGGTGTCCTTCTCGGATgagctgcccagcagcagcaacacaagtGCGCCCGTGCTGGAGACAGAGCCCAGCGGCATTAGTCATGTGCTACAGTCCGCTGTGCAGTATTTGGAGCGCATGCATGGCTCACGCGAGTTTCCTGTGGAGGAGACGCCGACGCTGGCTGTGGAGCCCGCAGCTGTGCTGGATTTGGATGCCGTATCCGTGCGAATGGAGTCGCCCACATTGCTGGCAGCTAGCTCGCCTAGCATACTGATTGCGGATGGTGACAACGGCAAGCAGGAAGTAGCGCATGAGCCGCAATCGAATTTGTACATGGAGCGATACAAGCTTAATTTAGATAAAAACTGCAGCTCCATGGAGCTAGAAGCGCGACGCGAGAAGCAGCGCTGGCTCTTGATATCGGAGTGCAGCGCTCGCTTTGGCGAGGGAAAACATACACGTGAGGCATTTCGCAAACTATTTCTGGATGAG GAATTTCAGCAGAAGCTCTTTCAACTATTCGATCTCGAGCGTAATGGCTACTTGCTCCAAGACCGCTGGATCGAGCATCTCAAGGGGCGACTCAC CGACGATCGCCAAATGGATTTTGCCGAGCAAATTGAATCGGTGGCTTATGTTATTTGCGGCGAGAAGAGCCAAGTTAGCTTTAAGAACTTTCGCGATATCTGGCATACGCGTGGT atattAGATAAGCTGTATCGTCTGATAGACAACGATGGCACCAATCTCATTTCAACCAATCAGGTGATGGAGTTTATTTCACATCTGACTAACTCTAG ACCACGCACTGGCTTTGACAAGAGCTCGCTGGCGCGCTTGGAGCAGCTCTTTCGCAATACTGTGGGCAATGAGCAGGAAATACGACGCGAGGAGTTTCAAAAGATTGTCACCTCCAAGAAT CCCTTCTTTACCGAGCGCGTCTTTCAAATCTTTGACAAGGACAACTCTGGCTCCATATCGCTGCAGGAGTTCATAGATGCCATACATCAGTTCTCAGGACAATCGGCTGATGATAAAATACGTTTTCTTTTCAAAGTCTATGATATAGATGGCGATGGTCTCATACAGCACAAGGAGCTGCATGATGTGATAAGGCATTGTATTAAGGAGAATGGCATGGAGTTCTCTGAGGATCAGATTGAGGATCTCACCAGTGCCATGTTCGAGGATGCGGATCCACACAATAGTGGCGAGATTACCTATGAGGCGCTCAAAAATCAACTGCATAAGCATGGCGGTCTACTCGAAAATCTCAGCATAAC cattGATCGCTGGCTGGTGCCCATAGCTGAGGAGCGGCcggcaagcaataaaaaagaagGACTGTGGAATAAAATACCTCATCAGCTAACGCTGGCGTATATGAAGAACAATCAGGTGTTTGTCACCTATCTCTTCTTCTATATAGCCGTCAATCTGTGCCTGTTTATATCGCGTGCCATACAATACAGAGCGAGCAATGGATTTGTTATCATAGCCAGAGCTTGTG GCCAATGTTTGAACTTTAACTGCGCTTGGGTCTTGGTGCTGATGCTGCGACACTCGCTCACTTATCTACGCTCTCGAGGCTTATCCTCCTTTCTGCCGCTGGATCATCACGTTTATCTGCACAAGCTTACAGGCATAACTATATCAGTGTTCAGTCTGGTGCACACCATAATGCATTTGTTCAACTTCTCCATCATTGTTATAAATGATCCGCTGATCAATGCAGGACATTATACCATAGGCGAATGGCTGCTAACCGATCGTCCGGGCTTGTTTGGACTCATACCAGGCTGTGCTAATCCAACAGGTGTCGCCTTGTTGGTCATTTTGATGGTCATGTTCATTTGCTCGCAGCCCTTTGTGCGGCGCAAGGGCAGCTTTGAGGTGTTCTATTGGACGCACTTGTTGTATGTGCCGTTCTGGATTCTGTGCCTGTTTCATGGTCCCAACTTTTGGAAGTGGTTCATGCTGCCGGGTCTGGTTTATATTGTGGAGCGCGTGCTGCGCTATGTTTGGATGCGCGGTGAGCATGGCAAGACTTATATAAGCTCGGGTCTGCTGCTGCCCTCCAAGGTAATACATTTGGTCATCAAGCGTCCGTTCAACTTTAACTTCCGGCCGGGCGACTATGTGTTTGTGAATATTCCCGCCATTGCCAACTATGAGTGGCATCCGTTTACCATAAGCTCTGCGCCCGAGCAGGAGGACTACATGTGGTTACACATACGCACCGTGGGCGAGTGGACAAATCGCCTGTATCGCTACTTTGAGCGTGAGCAGCAGAAACTGCACAAGGGCGAGACCAATCAGCATATGCATGCCATACCCACGCCCAGCTTTATGCTGCTCAACGAATCACGCAATCCTGCGCTGCTAGCGCAATCCAATCCCAGCTCAACGACACTGACGCCACAAACTGATTTTCTGGCACGCAACATGGTCAATGTGAATCTTAACGAGCAGTCACCGCCGGCGCGTCCACCCAGGCATCAGCGTAAGCTGGTAGCAGCGCCCACTGAGCCGCCGGCGGGCACGGCGGGCGTGAATCGCATACGCAGCATTAAGAAGACGCTGCAGCGCACGTTTTCGCGCAAGGATGCGGCTGAGCCCAAGAGCAAGACTGTGGGCATTGCCAATGGCGCTTTTACGCACGAGCGCGAGGAGCGCGAGGAGCTGAGCCTCAAGCAGCGGCCGCTAGAGAAAAGCATTTCACTGCCCGACATCAGCATGAAGAGCAAGAAGCGCAGTCGCCTCAAGAC GCTGCGCAATCTGGGACGCTCGGAGTCGGCGCGCACCTTTGATGACAAGCGCATGCGACGCGCACGCCACAACAGCGTGGGATTGGCTTATCTCAGTCCGCAGAACAAGTCGCTGGCGCAAAGTTTTCGCTACATGCGCAACAAGCCCACGATAATAGCCTTCAAGACGCCCAGCATGGAGCAAAGCGAGCCGCTGGCGCTCGGCGAGGCTAATGGCGTGACTGAAGCCAACGCTGCTGAGCAGGGCCGTCTGTCCGAGAGTGGCGGCGGCGCCgataagctgcagctcacGCGTCTCAGTCTGGCCGGCACTGAGGATAGGCCGCTGGAG GATAACACATACACGGTTGCGGGCAACAGAAAGTCGCGCTTGCTTCGCCCCACATTCCTGCGCTCATTGTCCACATCCCTAACAAATCGCACAGCTGGCAATGGCGTCAGCGCGGGCGCTGCCAGCGGCGGCAGCTCTACAACTAATAATGGTGGCAAGGTTACACTTGATGCCGGCGTCATGGAG ATCTTTATTGATGGACCTTATGGCGCGCCCTCGAGTCACATTTTTGGTGCACAGCACGCAGTTCTGATAGGCACCGGCATAGGTGTAACGCCATTTGCCTCCATACTGCAGTCCATAATGCATCGCTATTGGAAGGCGCGTCATAGCTGTCCGCGCTGTCAGTTCGAGTGGGCCAGCGAGATACCCAAGTCTGTGATGAATCTGCGCAAGGTGGACTTCTTTTGGATAAATCGTGATCAGCGCTCGTTTGAGTGGTTTGTTAATCTGCTGTCGCAGCTTGAAATCGAGCAGGCGGAGCTGGGTGGTGCCATGGAAAG ATTTCTGGACATGCACATGTATATAACCAGCGCTTTGCAGCGCACGGATATGAAAGCTGTAGGACTGCAGCTAGCGTTGGATTTGCTGCATGAAAAG GGCAAACGTGATCTTATAACGGGCTTGAAGACGCGCACCAATGCTGGACGTCCCAACTGGGATAAGGTTttcaagcagctgcaggcacAGCAAAAGGGCAAGGTCACCGTCTTCTATTGTGGGCCACCGCAGCTGGCCAAGACGCTGCGCGTCAAGTGCGATCAATATGGTTTCTCGTTCCGTAAGGAGTGCTTCTAA
- the LOC108597054 gene encoding NADPH oxidase 5 isoform X3 — translation MDNDIQTTDNHRGSVSSSKSLELPVTPSRSPKKVSFSDELPSSSNTSAPVLETEPSGISHVLQSAVQYLERMHGSREFPVEETPTLAVEPAAVLDLDAVSVRMESPTLLAASSPSILIADGDNGKQEVAHEPQSNLYMERYKLNLDKNCSSMELEARREKQRWLLISECSARFGEGKHTREAFRKLFLDEEFQQKLFQLFDLERNGYLLQDRWIEHLKGRLTDDRQMDFAEQIESVAYVICGEKSQVSFKNFRDIWHTRGILDKLYRLIDNDGTNLISTNQVMEFISHLTNSRPRTGFDKSSLARLEQLFRNTVGNEQEIRREEFQKIVTSKNPFFTERVFQIFDKDNSGSISLQEFIDAIHQFSGQSADDKIRFLFKVYDIDGDGLIQHKELHDVIRHCIKENGMEFSEDQIEDLTSAMFEDADPHNSGEITYEALKNQLHKHGGLLENLSITIDRWLVPIAEERPASNKKEGLWNKIPHQLTLAYMKNNQVFVTYLFFYIAVNLCLFISRAIQYRASNGFVIIARACGQCLNFNCAWVLVLMLRHSLTYLRSRGLSSFLPLDHHVYLHKLTGITISVFSLVHTIMHLFNFSIIVINDPLINAGHYTIGEWLLTDRPGLFGLIPGCANPTGVALLVILMVMFICSQPFVRRKGSFEVFYWTHLLYVPFWILCLFHGPNFWKWFMLPGLVYIVERVLRYVWMRGEHGKTYISSGLLLPSKVIHLVIKRPFNFNFRPGDYVFVNIPAIANYEWHPFTISSAPEQEDYMWLHIRTVGEWTNRLYRYFEREQQKLHKGETNQHMHAIPTPSFMLLNESRNPALLAQSNPSSTTLTPQTDFLARNMVNVNLNEQSPPARPPRHQRKLVAAPTEPPAGTAGVNRIRSIKKTLQRTFSRKDAAEPKSKTVGIANGAFTHEREEREELSLKQRPLEKSISLPDISMKSKKRSRLKTLRNLGRSESARTFDDKRMRRARHNSVGLAYLSPQNKSLAQSFRYMRNKPTIIAFKTPSMEQSEPLALGEANGVTEANAAEQGRLSESGGGADKLQLTRLSLAGTEDRPLEIFIDGPYGAPSSHIFGAQHAVLIGTGIGVTPFASILQSIMHRYWKARHSCPRCQFEWASEIPKSVMNLRKVDFFWINRDQRSFEWFVNLLSQLEIEQAELGGAMERFLDMHMYITSALQRTDMKAVGLQLALDLLHEKGKRDLITGLKTRTNAGRPNWDKVFKQLQAQQKGKVTVFYCGPPQLAKTLRVKCDQYGFSFRGSEFYI, via the exons atggaTAACGATATACAGACGACAGACAATCATCGCGGCTCAGTGTCGTCGAGCAAATCACTAGAGTTGCCTGTTACCCCCTCGCGCTCACCCAAAAAGGTGTCCTTCTCGGATgagctgcccagcagcagcaacacaagtGCGCCCGTGCTGGAGACAGAGCCCAGCGGCATTAGTCATGTGCTACAGTCCGCTGTGCAGTATTTGGAGCGCATGCATGGCTCACGCGAGTTTCCTGTGGAGGAGACGCCGACGCTGGCTGTGGAGCCCGCAGCTGTGCTGGATTTGGATGCCGTATCCGTGCGAATGGAGTCGCCCACATTGCTGGCAGCTAGCTCGCCTAGCATACTGATTGCGGATGGTGACAACGGCAAGCAGGAAGTAGCGCATGAGCCGCAATCGAATTTGTACATGGAGCGATACAAGCTTAATTTAGATAAAAACTGCAGCTCCATGGAGCTAGAAGCGCGACGCGAGAAGCAGCGCTGGCTCTTGATATCGGAGTGCAGCGCTCGCTTTGGCGAGGGAAAACATACACGTGAGGCATTTCGCAAACTATTTCTGGATGAG GAATTTCAGCAGAAGCTCTTTCAACTATTCGATCTCGAGCGTAATGGCTACTTGCTCCAAGACCGCTGGATCGAGCATCTCAAGGGGCGACTCAC CGACGATCGCCAAATGGATTTTGCCGAGCAAATTGAATCGGTGGCTTATGTTATTTGCGGCGAGAAGAGCCAAGTTAGCTTTAAGAACTTTCGCGATATCTGGCATACGCGTGGT atattAGATAAGCTGTATCGTCTGATAGACAACGATGGCACCAATCTCATTTCAACCAATCAGGTGATGGAGTTTATTTCACATCTGACTAACTCTAG ACCACGCACTGGCTTTGACAAGAGCTCGCTGGCGCGCTTGGAGCAGCTCTTTCGCAATACTGTGGGCAATGAGCAGGAAATACGACGCGAGGAGTTTCAAAAGATTGTCACCTCCAAGAAT CCCTTCTTTACCGAGCGCGTCTTTCAAATCTTTGACAAGGACAACTCTGGCTCCATATCGCTGCAGGAGTTCATAGATGCCATACATCAGTTCTCAGGACAATCGGCTGATGATAAAATACGTTTTCTTTTCAAAGTCTATGATATAGATGGCGATGGTCTCATACAGCACAAGGAGCTGCATGATGTGATAAGGCATTGTATTAAGGAGAATGGCATGGAGTTCTCTGAGGATCAGATTGAGGATCTCACCAGTGCCATGTTCGAGGATGCGGATCCACACAATAGTGGCGAGATTACCTATGAGGCGCTCAAAAATCAACTGCATAAGCATGGCGGTCTACTCGAAAATCTCAGCATAAC cattGATCGCTGGCTGGTGCCCATAGCTGAGGAGCGGCcggcaagcaataaaaaagaagGACTGTGGAATAAAATACCTCATCAGCTAACGCTGGCGTATATGAAGAACAATCAGGTGTTTGTCACCTATCTCTTCTTCTATATAGCCGTCAATCTGTGCCTGTTTATATCGCGTGCCATACAATACAGAGCGAGCAATGGATTTGTTATCATAGCCAGAGCTTGTG GCCAATGTTTGAACTTTAACTGCGCTTGGGTCTTGGTGCTGATGCTGCGACACTCGCTCACTTATCTACGCTCTCGAGGCTTATCCTCCTTTCTGCCGCTGGATCATCACGTTTATCTGCACAAGCTTACAGGCATAACTATATCAGTGTTCAGTCTGGTGCACACCATAATGCATTTGTTCAACTTCTCCATCATTGTTATAAATGATCCGCTGATCAATGCAGGACATTATACCATAGGCGAATGGCTGCTAACCGATCGTCCGGGCTTGTTTGGACTCATACCAGGCTGTGCTAATCCAACAGGTGTCGCCTTGTTGGTCATTTTGATGGTCATGTTCATTTGCTCGCAGCCCTTTGTGCGGCGCAAGGGCAGCTTTGAGGTGTTCTATTGGACGCACTTGTTGTATGTGCCGTTCTGGATTCTGTGCCTGTTTCATGGTCCCAACTTTTGGAAGTGGTTCATGCTGCCGGGTCTGGTTTATATTGTGGAGCGCGTGCTGCGCTATGTTTGGATGCGCGGTGAGCATGGCAAGACTTATATAAGCTCGGGTCTGCTGCTGCCCTCCAAGGTAATACATTTGGTCATCAAGCGTCCGTTCAACTTTAACTTCCGGCCGGGCGACTATGTGTTTGTGAATATTCCCGCCATTGCCAACTATGAGTGGCATCCGTTTACCATAAGCTCTGCGCCCGAGCAGGAGGACTACATGTGGTTACACATACGCACCGTGGGCGAGTGGACAAATCGCCTGTATCGCTACTTTGAGCGTGAGCAGCAGAAACTGCACAAGGGCGAGACCAATCAGCATATGCATGCCATACCCACGCCCAGCTTTATGCTGCTCAACGAATCACGCAATCCTGCGCTGCTAGCGCAATCCAATCCCAGCTCAACGACACTGACGCCACAAACTGATTTTCTGGCACGCAACATGGTCAATGTGAATCTTAACGAGCAGTCACCGCCGGCGCGTCCACCCAGGCATCAGCGTAAGCTGGTAGCAGCGCCCACTGAGCCGCCGGCGGGCACGGCGGGCGTGAATCGCATACGCAGCATTAAGAAGACGCTGCAGCGCACGTTTTCGCGCAAGGATGCGGCTGAGCCCAAGAGCAAGACTGTGGGCATTGCCAATGGCGCTTTTACGCACGAGCGCGAGGAGCGCGAGGAGCTGAGCCTCAAGCAGCGGCCGCTAGAGAAAAGCATTTCACTGCCCGACATCAGCATGAAGAGCAAGAAGCGCAGTCGCCTCAAGAC GCTGCGCAATCTGGGACGCTCGGAGTCGGCGCGCACCTTTGATGACAAGCGCATGCGACGCGCACGCCACAACAGCGTGGGATTGGCTTATCTCAGTCCGCAGAACAAGTCGCTGGCGCAAAGTTTTCGCTACATGCGCAACAAGCCCACGATAATAGCCTTCAAGACGCCCAGCATGGAGCAAAGCGAGCCGCTGGCGCTCGGCGAGGCTAATGGCGTGACTGAAGCCAACGCTGCTGAGCAGGGCCGTCTGTCCGAGAGTGGCGGCGGCGCCgataagctgcagctcacGCGTCTCAGTCTGGCCGGCACTGAGGATAGGCCGCTGGAG ATCTTTATTGATGGACCTTATGGCGCGCCCTCGAGTCACATTTTTGGTGCACAGCACGCAGTTCTGATAGGCACCGGCATAGGTGTAACGCCATTTGCCTCCATACTGCAGTCCATAATGCATCGCTATTGGAAGGCGCGTCATAGCTGTCCGCGCTGTCAGTTCGAGTGGGCCAGCGAGATACCCAAGTCTGTGATGAATCTGCGCAAGGTGGACTTCTTTTGGATAAATCGTGATCAGCGCTCGTTTGAGTGGTTTGTTAATCTGCTGTCGCAGCTTGAAATCGAGCAGGCGGAGCTGGGTGGTGCCATGGAAAG ATTTCTGGACATGCACATGTATATAACCAGCGCTTTGCAGCGCACGGATATGAAAGCTGTAGGACTGCAGCTAGCGTTGGATTTGCTGCATGAAAAG GGCAAACGTGATCTTATAACGGGCTTGAAGACGCGCACCAATGCTGGACGTCCCAACTGGGATAAGGTTttcaagcagctgcaggcacAGCAAAAGGGCAAGGTCACCGTCTTCTATTGTGGGCCACCGCAGCTGGCCAAGACGCTGCGCGTCAAGTGCGATCAATATGGTTTCTCGTTCC GTGGCTCCGAGTTCTACATCTGA